Genomic window (Helianthus annuus cultivar XRQ/B chromosome 3, HanXRQr2.0-SUNRISE, whole genome shotgun sequence):
attttttgtaGGCACAATTTATTGCGGAGAAAATTTCCGGCTACATCTTTTGCTGGAAGTTTGGTTCAACATTTTCAATTGGTTTTAACAGTTTGGATGTTTGGTTCAACCATCGTAAACCAATTTTTCTAAAGAAAcataattatgtattaatttatgtttatatatatGATGTATTTATAACTAGATATCATTAATATATGATGGGGTTTGTTGGATTGGGATTAATGTGGTTGTTGTTCTTAAGCATTTGCACACGTTTTTGATTtggttgatgtttttgttgtttttttttttgtactgTACAGATCCAGCTTCTACGGGTATGACAGAGGATCCAATCCATTAGACATCTTCACAAGCTGATGCTTTGTCGATTAGTACGTGGCGAACACTCCAGAAGTAAACCAAAAGACAAGGTTTTGGTCACCTAACATGCGCTCACACTTTTGACGTAAAGAGGACATGGTTTAGGCGAACCCTTTTTTGACAACACCTGCCTACCCACCGGATTCATTTAAAAACAAGCAAAGACCATGAAGCGCGACGCAACGCGCGCACCAGTAAACCCCTAGTTTAACTctaaaaacaaatataaataaagaaAAAAGGGATTCGAATGTAGTGTTAACTGGACCAGGCCTTCAAGCCATTTTCATTAGATGGTAGCCCAGTCCATGTCTATTTGTGCTTCCTTTTGGTGTGTTTTAATTATGTTTCATACTTTCATATATGCttatttgaaattgaaaaatatcaTACGTATCCTAATTATGCTTTGAGTACATTGTTCATTATTTAAATATCTTTTTTACAGTAGAATTTTATTAATATAGAACATTACCAACATATGCTGTGAAAATGTGAAAACCCAAAAAAATACAATACAAGAGAAGAAACGACATAATACTTGTGTTACAAGTTATGAGTCGTGTTACAAGTTTAGAGTGGTTATATGAAATTTCCTCTTTTTATtaaaaaggtaaaaagttaaTTTGTTTAAAATGTAGCATCCATtcttaatgtttttttttttttaaatcaaaaagtAAATACATTTAAAATGTAACAATCATGTTTAATGTTATTTGAAATGAAATTATGGACCAATTCCGTGATAAAGTATCAAACCTTTTGATATCAAATATGGGATTAATGATATTTAACACGAAATCTCAACTTTAGTCTTATAATATAAGATCATTCATATAGATATTGTTTTTCTATAATTTAAAACAAGGGAGAAGTATAATCTAGAACACTAGAACCTAACCGTGTTAATTTTACCCTTACCGTGCATTATAGTTATCTTACATGGGGAGGATATAGATTACAGAGGtttagggctgtaaatgaaccgaacgttcagcgaacaattcgttaaccgttcggcgggaagttcgtttatgttcgttcgattagcttaacgaacgaacacgaacaaaaaatttcgttcggttagcttagcgaacgaacatgaacataggtctcgttcgttcgattgtgttcgtgaacgttcggtaatatgtttgGTTACATTCGTACGTGTTCGTTTGATtacattaaaaaataataaattttaataaaccttttatctaaacatattgaaaacttgaaaccctatttttttctaaCTTAGCTAATATTTGGACATGCTAAGACATTTTTTGGGggtaattatgtctaagttagttaaagttgattcatcgtttggtggtgtattagacttcttgtgttttgatttatcatttgatagttgtatttaactacttatatcaaatgtttaaggataacgatatttttatttttttattttcaagttacatgttcgtttgcgttcttttttatttgctagcgttcgtttgtgttcgcttgcgttcatttgtgttcgagaccagtgttcacgaactgttcgtgaacaactgaatttccttaacgaacgaacatgaacataaacttatgttcggtatgcgttcgtgaacagttcgcgaacatgttaatttccttaacgaacgaacacgaacatgggcttgttcgtgttcgttcggttcgtttacagccctacagaGGTTGACACGAACATTGTGAATAGTCATTGTAAATGATTATATCTTTTTATTTTAGCTTACTCACCTAAAATAAAAAAGACAATCATTTACAATGACTATTCACAATGTTTGTGTCATTTCCAAATGACTGTTCTTATGTTCGTGTCGTTTACCACGACCTTTCACAATGTTCGTGTCGTTTTCAAATAACTGTTCTTACGTTCGCGTAGATTACACCGACTGTTCGCATTCGTTTCCAGATAATTGTGTATAACATGTTTTCTCCCGTGAGTATTTTTAGGACTTTCTATCAAATTACTTAATAATTATGTATTGAAGATTCATATATCAtcttgaagttttttttttttttttttttttgaacaaatTTCATTTACCTTTTTTgaacaaaaatatataaactaACAGTAagggtgataaaataatatatgtatttttataaaaaaaaatatgataaaatgaCCAGAAATACTTTTATAATGTTTCATGGGAAAGAATTAATAAGTCATTTTCACATGAATTTAATATGTGATAGGTACGAGCTACGAATTATTAGTCCAGCCGGTGCAATAAAGAAGCCAATTTCCATGCCTTTAAAGCGAAGCATGGTGCCACGTTACCCTGCCTAACCCCCCAAGCTTTAGCTTTATGCTTCTCGAAATAGGCTTTTTCGATATTTTGTTATGGTCCCTGAATTATATGCTTACCATCGCACTTGGtacttcaactttcttttgtcAATACATAGTGTATCAACTATGTGATGTAGTGGATTTGCTTCATCCAACTTATGATCTAGTAGTATGATATTTGTTCCCATCACAAATTATTGTGGGTTTAAATCTTTGTAAATACAAGGTTAAGTGATAttcaaatataaaaattgtttaaaaaaacaCTTCATCGTGGCATATACAAGGTCGTTAGCTATAAATCTTTTAGTTATGCTTTCACTATCACTTAAAAATGCTTAATGTGTAAAGGTATCCCAAACAAATCTTTTTATCTAATGGCTTTTAGATGAGCGGTACATGTCATGTTTGTAAAAGACTCTCGGCTATAAACTCATATGTGTTTGTAAAAGACTCTCGACTATAAACTCACATGTTATAACACGTGAGTGTTTGTCTCTCATAAATAATGAATAATGTTTTGTTATATACTTGTAAATATAACCTTATAGTCAAACAAAAGGAAAAtagttacaatgattatgatcaAACCATTTTTATGTTATATACTTGTAAATATGACCTTATGCCTTTGTCCccctggcgtttgacacgttcggctccttggcgccggaggcagttcggttcttgtctagagttcagcgtgtggtccatagcaacttttcgacccctcaggggcgaggctttgtttttagtagattagggttttctattcaaaaagggatggcggcgcagtgtgttgctcgtctacctgctatccttatgtaatttgccctgatgattggaatgaaatttaatatttaaacaaaaaaaaaaaaatcttgttgtagttatcattattatttgcttgatttatttatttaatgaaGGATAAGCATCTTTAGCGTTAGGTTTGTTAAGTAGCTCGTAGTTTGAAGTTCGCTCAAAACTCAGCTCAAATAATTCCAGCTAGAACAAATCACTTCACTAAAATTTTGAGCCAAGACTGAGTGGACTTAAGCTCTCTCAAACTAAAGAGGCACGAGCTAGCTCGAACTAAACCCGGGCGAAGCTGGAGTTCAGGTTTTTAGCTCGGTTAAGTACTTCAACCTGAGAAAGTTATCTCGTTTATTTTCTATTTTAATCCTGAGCTGAGCCTAACTCGACTCACTCCGTGAACAACCATaactattttagaaaaaaaaaactatagcaaCAAAGATTACACAAAATAGAAAGCAAAGGATCATTCAACTACCATGTGGATAGTTCATGGACTATTCATGTAAATTACTCTTTTAGCACCTTCCGATCCCCTGAACTGTCAGATACACGCACGCACTCACGTACACACTATCGCCGGAAAATAGATTCCGTTTCCGATTCCGACGGTTGCGCACCGCCGCACCGTCATATCCACCACCACCTACCACCACGCCACGTGTCCATACCAAATTCACTCCATAATTTCATCCTCATATTCCGTTTCATCTCGCTACCGTAACAACTTCATTCAACGAGAGTAAAATCATTTCAATTCGTTTCTCTCACGGATCTAGGGCTCCGTTTATCCGCAAATCGTCAAATCAGTTCATGCCGTTTCTTATCTGCAGCCTATGCTGTTCTAATTAGACGAAAACGAGATTACATCATTTTTTGTATAATCATATTTAGGTTTTGAATTTTGATCGTTTATCTCTGCACCAATGGCTACCGGCGGTGGTGATAAACTGCTCACTATCGATCCTGATGAGCTCAGGTTTCAATGTAAGCATGATTTGAATATGATTGATTTAGATTTTGATGTATTTGATATTTTGATTTCATATGTTTTTTCTTCGTTCTAGTTTATTTAAGTAATTTAGTTTTATATATAATCATCGTATGTTCGTTGTTGATCAATTAGGTATATGTATTATAATTAGGTTTGGATCGTGTTGAATCATGTGGTTTTAATAGAGGTTTTGATTCGTAGAGTTGTGTGTGGAATTAAATGTTTGTATTAGCGCTAGAATATTTGAATCTGAGGTGGAGTTAGGTAACTAGTGATGATTTTTATGAGGAGATTTGTGTGCTGAATCATGTGGAGATCTAGGTATAATGGATGATATTTAGTGGAATGTATGCAGATGCATATGCATATGAATGTGAAGATTAGATATAGTAAGAACAACTTACTCAATATGTATATGTGTCCTGAGCTTGCACCTGATGCTTTTATGCTTATTAGTTATTAGAAACCAAAGTATATATAACATCTACAGCATCTGCGGGTGTATTTGCGATATGTATCATGAAATGACTTAAAACTTATTAGAAACAATAAACTCGATTATATCTTAGTTTATTATTATGATATGTATCTGTAACATTATTACTATTATGTGTGTGTATTGTATAAATAAGCGAAGAGGCATGTGTCATATATGACACCGGTTCGAATGGCAGTTATTGGCGCCAAATCCTAACTGCCATAAACAACCGCCAACCGCCATCTTCATGtctgtatatatatacatttacCGGCAGTTTTGTTCGGTACCAAGATATTAATCCTTAATATCCTTATTCCAAATTCTCACTATTATTAATTCATTCAAGTGTGTGATCCTTGTTGATAAACTGATTCAACATGAAATCCATTTATGGTTGTGATGAATCAAGTTCTGTTTATGAACATGATGTTCATGACAAACTTCCGCTGCCAACAAAACTTACATGCTTAAAGACCTGTTTTGGTGACTAGTTAGGACGAAGGATTGCTGTGTTTGTTTATTCGTAAAAACGGATTTAATATGTTAAAGTTTAAGAACATGGTACTATTACCTTCATTGAATGCACATCTTTCGTAAAAACGGATTTAATATGTTGAAGTTTAAGAACACGGTACTATTACTGTCATTGAATGCATATCTTTCTGTGATTCACATGCATGACTTACCATTTATCTGTTTGATGTTGATTCCAACAGTTGAACTGGGGAAACCAAGCCACTGTGATTTGAAAGTTTCTAATACAACGGACAAGAATATTGCCTTTAAGGTATGCTTTTCTGTTTTCACCCTAAATTCGAGATTCTTTTAGCGCATATTACTTTCTGATTCCTTGGTTCATGCCATTCTTTTTTTCTTCACCTTCAACGTTGATAttcatgtgtaatatgataattTAGTCCATGATGCATTCATCCACATGATTGTTGTACCCTTTTCTTGCTTTATGCTAGGTCAAAACTACTTCGCCGAAGAAATACTTTGTTCGTCCAAACACTGGTATTATACCGCCTTGGGATACATGTATCATAAGAGGTAAAGTATGTTGCTGctatcatttagagttttagaCTATCTTAACTTTTTCCCGAGAAGTCAAACTAATTGACATCACCATATTCCTTATATTGAGTGAGAAGTGGAATTAATTGTGAATATATTGAGTAAGATATTATTAACTCATGCTCTGAAATTTATAATATAAAGTGTACAATTATCGATCCAAAACCAAATCCATCATGTTTAATTAGGGAACTACACACTATCTGACTTCAACTTATTGATGTTCATCTAGTTACCCTTCAAGCTCAACTTGAATACCCTCCGGATATGCAATGCAGAGATAAATTCCTTTTACAAAGCACCCCTGTGCCTCCAAATAGCGACACTGATGCACTTCCAGCAAATACTGTAAGAACATTCACTTTCAGAATATCATATTCCAATCAGTTTAAGCTTCATTGAATGATAAGTAACAGTTGAGAGTTACACTTGTTGCATCCAGTTTAGCAAGGAAGCTGGTAAAGTATTAGAGGAATACAAGCTTAAGGTTGTCTATGTTGCTCGCACTGATAAGGGGAATTCAGATAATAATATCAAACAAAATTCTGATCCAAGCTCTGTGAGTGAATTGATAACGattctttttacacttttaatgTTCTTTCTGTAGTTAACTAGATTATGATGGTTTGTGTTCTTTCTTAAAATGCAGAATCAGGCAATTCAGGCTGCAAGAGCCGCTAGGGATGCAGCTGTGAAAGAAGCAACCCAGCTGCAACAGGAACTGGTACATTTACCTTTTTACCCTCTCGCTATTATTGGTTGTTTAGCAAAAGAGTAAAATgctattttcgtccctgaggtttggctagttttgcgactttcgtccaaaggtttgtttttctgcacctggatccaaaaggtttgaaatcttgccattttcatccggctcgttaacttcatccatttttctacgttaagtcgggggtattttcgtctttttacctatattatttttgtatagtaagggtattttgaatacttgtacattatgctaaatgcttatACATAAAgtaaaaaagaccgaattgccctttaagttaacaaaaaagacggaaatacccttgacttaacggagaaaatggatggagttaacgagccggatgaaaatggcaagatttcaaaccttttggatccagatgtggaaaaacaaacctttggacgaaagtcacaaaactagccaaacctcagggacgaaaatggcatttacTCTTTAGCAAAATGTATGTCAATCTTGCCGTCCTAAAAAACGAGTCTTGATTTGATTTTATTTTGAAGTTTTTATTACGCTTACAATACGTTTGACCTATTTTCAGGATATGTTAAAGAAAAAGAACCAAAAACAGAGTCCTGGATTCTCGATAAGACTCGCGATAACTGCTGGATTGATTGGGATAATGGTCGGGTTGCTTTTAAAGCTGGTTCTATCTTCACCGCCATCACCGATACCACCACCTACACCACCACCAACTGCATCAGTAGATGGTTAATTCTCTGTACTGTTTCTTTTAAAATCTAAAAGCCgactgatgatgatgattatgattcTTTCGTTCATTCTTATGCTGTTCTGCAAGTTGTCTCAAGCTGATGGTTTTATGTGTTGTGTTCTTTTTTGCCTTTGTACATTTGACCATTGTGAATTGCAACTTTGTTTCGTCGGTACTTTTCTCAACATTTATATGAACTTTTGTATGTTCTTTAAATTGATATAACTCATGTCTGTTTAAGAAGTTGGACCTTTAACTCAATGATTGCTTGGAAGTTTATGAAACTGTTATTGGTATATCTAAATTAGTGGTGTTATTATATACTAATGATATGGTATACCGGACTACTTGGTAAACGTTTACGCTCCGGTTAAGCCAGTTTTGACAAAAATTTTGGACTGAACCAATAACTATGGTTTCAAGAAAATACAAACCGAACCAACCAGGTTCATTGGGTCAACTGAATCAGCTGATTCATCTTTCTAATATaagcaaaataataataatgaatcCTAATGGGCGGTTCCAAGTACCAAACTGTAAACCGTTAAAACTTAACCTTACATATTTCAAACCGGCCGACTTTCTTCAGTTTGGATGGTTCGGTCGGTTTTGATGGTTTATGGACTCCCCTAGGCCCTAACCATGAAACATGTCCTCAAAACCTTTTGAAAAGAACAATACTACAATTCCATCGATCTACAATGATTTTATCTTAAGTAATGAGTTTTTGTCATCTTACAACATAACGGTGCACATTTTGGTCATAATATTCAACAATTTTCTTCAAAAGTAAAATCAAATACAATCCGGGGTGGCTAAATGTATCCCGTATACTGAACATACCCCCATGTGAGAGAGATATTACTTTTTAACGAGGAAGCACTAATCGTTATTGTTATTTATTCGTTattcaacaaaaaaaaactacGAATCACCATCAACCTCTATATACTCCTCCCCATGTAGGATAACCATAAGGCGACATACCACGGTAAGGGTAAAACTGTGGCGACGGTGATGCCGAAGAATAAAAcagcggtggcggtggcggcggAGGATACATGAACCTTTGTTGATGATAAAAAGGCGGCGTAGGTGGTGGAAACAACGGTGGTGGCCGTACGTTGTCTAGTGACGACGGCATGATGATTGGTAATTTATAGTGATCCTTACAAAATATATCTCGACATACATTTTTATCAACTTCGGGCGTCACATAAGCTTCGACTTTATGATGGTTCTTTTCATTTTCATACTTGCAACAACACGACTTATGTTTCTTTTTTCGTGCAGTTTTTTCGGTACGAATCTGCAAATTGTAACACTTATGATTAGTAAAGAAATCAAAACTTTGTCAAACTTCTATGTACCGGTTCAGTAGATGAAAAATAAATTATGAAGTTAAAATACCGGTTCAGCTTCAGACATATTGCCGAGTGCTTGCTTGTCTTCTTTCTCTTGTGTTGATATTGAAAACAAAGAGATTATGAAAAGAGTatttataaagaaaaaaataggaggaaagaaatatttttgaatcttttatttttgttttagatTATACAATAAAATTGAAATATACGAGTTATATGACCATTTTTTGTTTTAGATTATGCAATAAAATTGAAATATATGAGTCATATGACCAATGGTAAGAACGAAAAATATTTTCTTTGTGTTAAGTTGGAATATATTCCAAAAATATGCATTCAGATTAAATATAAAACAATGATCCGATTTTAAGAACTTGTTGGTAGGTTTGTTTCATTAGTCATTACTCCCTACCATTATGAATAAACAAATATGATTCACcaaatatataattttatattttcAATAAGGTTGTCACAAAATGCCAATTAAAATTAGAAAAAAAGGCCATAAACACTTGACTTGATTTTCTATCCTCATTAGTCATTGAGGGGACGGGGCACTAGCAGGTAGAGGAATCTAGGGTACTTACTTATGTCAGAACACCGTCGTCACCCTCAAAGGTAGGCAAGGCGTGTTCGGTTAGCCAGTAGGTTTACCCGTAGGAGAAAGGTGCTTGTCAAATATGGTGTTGACTTTGAGATTTGTTGGTGGCTTGTGATTGGTTGGAGTATttgattttattaatattaaaaaaatacataGTTAATCGCATGGGTAAGGTGCCACCACTACTTACTAGCTAATGGGTATTTTATGTGAAATTTGACATGTCAGGTGTTGAAAGTAAGTACCCTTAAGTGCCCCTTCCTTTCTCTCGACAATCCCTTTAACTTTTTTTACTTagcaacttgtttgacttgtttggGTTATATACTTTTAAGTTTGTGAAGATTAGGGTTGTTACGATTAATACAAATAATTATATATGTTATAGTGTTGTTATGTCTGGGTTAATAAAGAGTGACAACCTCATTGTGTTACACTATCTATACTGAAAATAGAATATCAATGATAAGAGAGACGTTAATATGATATCAGGTAATAGTGAAGTGACATTGGGGCAAGGAACAAAACGTAGCTTGAAAATGTTATAATGAGTAAACATGTAGGTTTCATCTTGCAAACATCTAAACATCAAAGTTTTAAACATTAAATCAGTAAATCACATAAACAAACACCAAAGCTTTAACTTTCATTCTTTAGATTTTGTTGACCTAATTAT
Coding sequences:
- the LOC110930752 gene encoding vesicle-associated protein 2-1 encodes the protein MATGGGDKLLTIDPDELRFQFELGKPSHCDLKVSNTTDKNIAFKVKTTSPKKYFVRPNTGIIPPWDTCIIRVTLQAQLEYPPDMQCRDKFLLQSTPVPPNSDTDALPANTFSKEAGKVLEEYKLKVVYVARTDKGNSDNNIKQNSDPSSNQAIQAARAARDAAVKEATQLQQELDMLKKKNQKQSPGFSIRLAITAGLIGIMVGLLLKLVLSSPPSPIPPPTPPPTASVDG